tcaccatacataaaatcaagtccaaatggattaaaggcctcaatataagacctgaaactcttcaactactggaagaaaaaataggaggcactctgcatgatataggactgggaaaagacttcctgaacataactccagtagcccaggaaattaaacaagcatttaACCAATGGAATCttgtgaagctaaaaagctttgcaCAGGGCTGAAGgtatagattagtggttaaggcatttgcctgcaaagccaagacccaggttcaattccccaggacccatgttagccagatgcacaagggggcacatgcatctgtagttcatttgcagtggctggagaccctggcacacccattctctccctctctccctctctctttccctctctctctatctttttctctctctccccttaatctgtcaaataaataaataaaaataatttttaaaaaaaagatttagcacagacaaacataccatagcaggcttggacaataggaagggtaggtCTTAGGGGTGGTGAAAGGATGGGGGCCACATAACTGAACCAGAATTGAACTGATACATTGGAAACCTATATACTGGAAGTTAGATTAAAAGATGAatccctcaagaggaccttagggggagcacctgaatggaagggccctggagagggtgagatgaagcctaaccttaaatatATCCTGCTTCGctttcttctctgcctttttcttttttcttttcccttggtgctggcctgtactTCCCTCTACCAGGATGAATTTACATCCAcaggtttacatccacaatgacctgttgatcagagagacctataagatctccaaaaacaaacaagacagacttctgtcaaagcacttgattacccacctgaggttaatgataagaccctactactgaagacataTGCTGGGCCatacagaccatggagagacatggttggaatccagaagagagctagtccccagaaaattagcccatgtagtgctggaaggtgctccatgagctaccaggggaaagcagccaacatctgtctaagcaccTCAAAGCCTAAgcaactcaaaagcaaacaacctgatgtgaggctcacactagtgcaatagtggcacacagccatggtgggtaaccaactgttctgagattggctaacagatctgctcattggaaaagaaaccatatctggaactgggaaacaagtcagaatcatatccagataacaattttgctttccattgtcaagctcccactaatcttgtgcTATGAAAGAGTTGACATCCTTTAAATTCtttgtaaattaataatggttaccccatttaactggtgctgacttcactctctgttggagaatctgcttctctttttcagatgggagctggacctgggaagataaacaacccagtgaactccaccccagccccagctgaaaccacagaacaactggggaaatgagcaagagtgccactttctcagtgaatctgataatcagctcaagggtgaagaagatagacactgagggcactcaacacctaccaagagcccaccactgaagtagacttaaaattcacccaacatggctcagagagttttgcagaagagggggtggaaatattgttagaaccacaagttggtatgttttgcatagagacattgcctctcccccataactgacagctgcccccacaatgcatgacccacaatccccatggggttgacctgaatccccaaagaggaaggcctcttcagaaaaggggccaggaggaaggaaaggatagtATAAacatgttgtttacatactaaatatgtccatatctaataaaaattaattttataaaaggcAAGTCCATATTGCTCACAACACCAGAGCCTGCAGTCATAGGACACCAAGTGATCATGCTGGAACTCAGAGGGAATCCAGCTTCCTCCCTGTTAGGCACTCTGAGAGTGGCTGGAGAATAACAGTTGCAAACTGATTGAATAAGCAAgagatcctgccagttacaaaaCAACCAGCTGAACAAGAAGTATACACTCAGCCggacatggcggtgcatgcctttaatcccagtacttgggaggcagaggtaggaggattgccatgagttggagatgagcctgagactgcatattgaattccaggtcagcctgggctagagccagaccctacctcaaaaaaaaaaaaaaaagaagaagaaggaagaagtggaggaggagaaagagaagaagaagaaagacaagacagaCATAAGACTGTCTACCAGGTGATGATTCACCTCCACCTTGTCTGCCTGGGTCCAAAAGTCAttccagaggaagcagtgacatgagtaCTACTCTTATGGCTAGCCTAAAAACCAATTCCAGGGAAATGGCtatagacactgtggtcactcaaacctcataaaaacagagacccacagtctacagagaaagcaacactaaatcagaactCTATCttgcccatcaaggctcaggaagtatcatggaagaggggacagaaagattataagagcctcagggtTGGTGGGAATAGGTTTAGACACCActtttcccccatccctgcagagactgactaagGCTGAGGGTCCTTGCTATCCCCAGGGGTCATTGGCCACCAATGTCCCAGGCACAGGAGGAGTTGGGGTAAGCAGGGTGAGTGTGACAGACAATGAACCACCTGGGAGACAGTCTGATGGGTAGAGCTTTGTCTCATTTATTCAAAAGGGAAGTGGGTTTATAAGCACTTGGGAAAGGTTGAGAAGGCACATCAGACAATAAGGTGATTGGATACATAGGTTTATGGGTTGCTATCTAATTGGTTggtgttggaaggcagaagttgtgAGGGAGAAGTTACAAGGGAGATAACAGAAATGTCAAGCTACCTGACTTAAGCCACATATTGGATGGCTACAGCAGCAGGGAACCTGTTTACTACCATATAAGGGTTTCTTGGGCAGCTGCCCACAAGGTCAGGAACTGTGGGGGGCAGAACCTTAGACTATGGAATGTTCAGGTGATTTGGGATGGGAGGAGGGCCTGCTGGTCCTGTTTCCTCTAGGCAAAGATAAGGCACACTACAACCTCATGAGAAGGGAGGGCCAGCCCCAGCGTCAGAGTGGGTGCCCTAAGAGAAGGCCGGCTGTAATCCCCACAGCCCAAGGTCCCAGGCCATGTACaacagcccaggccagctttctCACAGTGCCATCCCATGTTTACCAATGCCCAACAATtctccctttatttttaaaatggggcagtgtcatcctgactgagttctttataatttaccataggtctAGATGGAGCTAGGtggtgcatgaggacctgattagtagcaaccttagcaatattagttatttgttatctgagaaatttgatgagacaggggcTACAAACAATAGGGATCCTATAGCGAGGAGTgggctaaggagaagccaagtaacccAGGTGGTCAGTTCCTCAGGCTTGTAATggtcaagcagctccttgtggagttttgttttgttttgttttgtttgtttgttttgtttttaagagttttaacattttaacatttgattcattaacaaaaaaacaaaaaaacatttcccCAAAACCATAcatgcccccacccccatgttcaccagtaatgaagtctaaggatggatggttttgaagtaccatGCCTGAAAGAAAGtgcaattgtctctggagagattcaagGCTATTGGTCACTGGAGGCACCCAGAGATAGAGGCACGccaaggcccaccagcagagggatgaaaatctctctcAGTTTGGCACAGACAGAATTTGCAGTCCACTTTTTCTTCCTCATAGAAATATacctgtggaacaatcaagactTAGAAACAATAAGTGGGAAAGGAAACATGTGTGAGGTGGTTAGCCCTTCACACCACAGGACAACAGGTGTATTGACACAAGTGGTCATGGTTATGGAAttattgagcaggcattcagctctaatcagcttagagctggacaggcacaGAGGCACACCTTGACCAGCATAAAAGAGAGTGAGGCCTGttctttgcagagccagggatgtGGTGCACACAACCCTGAAAAaaatgtggggttttttgttggtttttgttgttgttgttttgggggttttatttttatttttatttttttggaactgggaagagataagaaaaactttttgtccttttttaccttcaggggtccagtcaccctaattttaccccccccccaacacacacacacacactttatttttccctctcatgAGAATACACTCCAACTGCTGTTAGGGGACAAGGGACATGAAGACGTCAGATcctttggtctcagaacttacttgtatattttagattttaaaataacccttttgattatctatagttgttttactttattatagaattagaaataTTAGAGATGGGTAAAAActgtcttaaggtcttgtttgtttcccctcttggaaaactcttgttgtattacttaataggccattcatatatttaaggtactttttttatttttgttcatttttatttatttatttgagagtgacagagagagagagaaagaggcacagagagagagagagagagaatgggagcatcagggccttcagccactgcaaatgaactccagatacgtgtgctcccttgtgcatctggctaatgtgggtcctggggaattgagcttcgaatcatggtccttaggcttcacggcaagcacataaccattaagccatctctccagccctatttaaggTACTTTtgatctttggttatacatttctctctgagtgtttaagaccatacagatagccaaaatttgggctggagagatggcttagcggttaagtgcttgcctgttaagcctaaggaccccggttcgaggctcggttccccaggtcccacgttagccagatgcacaagggggcgcacgcgtctggagttcgtttgcagtagctggaagccctggcgcgcccattctctctctctccctctatctgtctttctctctatgtctgtcgctctcaaataaataaataaaaaatgaacagatagccaaaatttaattaaggatatTATGgaagtcactaatggctctccaaaggagactttagggacataGGAGTACCCCTATAGCTTATTGGTGTTTTttatctgttaggatgagtcagggccatgctggccaagtagctttcctttctttgggaagtcagaagGACTGGTTGTTCTTTAATTGTAACTCTCCTGTttgagactgtacaccaattttggggggtctctgtatcctccctATGCAGGAAGATAGTTGATTTACCAGGggaccagtgtagaagtgtcccatcatctccagtggccttatGACCTGGAAGCAAAGGCCAAAATACTGGCACTTtttgctccaatgattccaattagCTTTGGCTTCTACACAGGTGATGAGCACACTTAGAAAGGACATTACACCAACCTAGATGTAAGTACATATATAGGACATTTGATTGTTGAAATAgatttaaagaatggcacaagagttaaataataagaaatcaaacaagccaattaaaaaatgggctatggatctaaatagagttctcaaaagaagaaatacagatggcatataagcatctaaaaaaatgttctacatccctagtcatcagggaaatgcagattaaaactacattgagattccatctcactcctgtcagattggctatcatcataaaaacaaatgatcataaatgctggcagggatgtggaaaaagaggaacacttctacactgttggtgggaatgcaatctggtccagtcattgtggaaatcagtttggaggttcctaagacagctaaaaatggatctaccatatgacccagatatggcactcctaggcatatatgctaaggactcatcccatttccttagaagtacatgctaaactatgtttattgccactcaattcataatagctgggaaatggaaccagcctagatgtcactcaactgatgagtggataatgaagatgtggcacatgtatacaatggagttctactcagaagtaaagaaaaacgaagttgtgaaatttgcagaaaaatggatggatctggaaaggattatactaagtgaggtaacccaggcccagaaagccaagcactgcatgttctccctcatatgtggatcctagctacagatgattaggcttctgcgtgagaaggaaaacactcagtagcagaggccagtaagttgaaaaggagatataaagggaagagaatggaagggaggagggtacttaatatgttggtattgtatatatgtaagtagaagaatagattaacgggggtgaaaaggcccaaggtgaggtcaggggaagagactgagtaaaggaaaggtggagggagggctaatcaaaatctaagtggatgcaaataaatcatatggaatcctccagttttggacaatggaacactcaggagccatagatcattattagagaattttcagtgccagggatgggatacctcccatgaattgttggccagggaggtccctgatgcccccaaaacattctaggccattgccaaggcccttgattttccaccaggaatcaatggtaagaccctattgctgaagactccacatacttgagctgcaaggccactgagaaatcctgctggaactgagctgataacctcctccatgtagaccagctgacaaaaaagctgaaagaagccattctatatgtatttcaatgggagaaagagataccacagtgaagatactcaacagtggccattgcaagccttataactggccagccagcccaaatgagccaatgggtgcaatagtggcatgtctgtcatggtggaaaccaactgccctctaattgaactggaggcccactccacagggggaaacatatccctgatactgaaaacttaaaatggggtagtcattagccctaggggtgtaacatctgctgatgtctggataagtgtatatactatgcttatcaaactgcccagtaagcacttctcttaatattcatccCCTTAtcttaatgccactctcactttgggtagagaatcttctcttttcagatggcagtgaccttgggatgactcagaagtatcatagtgctggaaagaagtgactggagtactgagtaacatctcaatcacaccttccaaagctcatggtctaatgcagaagaggtggcagaaagaatgtaagagccaaaggaagggtaggactccttacaacgtgccgcctccagacataaaatggcctggatatccatgacctcatagtgcctgacactacctacacaagaccatcataataggaggaaaacatcatgacatcaaaataaaagagggactgattgagatggggaggggatatgacagacaatggaatttcaaaggggaaaggggggggtattaccatggaatattttttataatcatgtaaaatgttaataaaaactgagaaaaaaataaaaataaattaaaaaaagaatggcacaagaccttcttaaaatcattttgtctaatcttttaaaattttgtttttctgtgcaagcataagcCATATTTGAGGTATAGAAAGTGGGCAcatcttatatttttaatatctaatagttataaatacaggtAGAACTTATCATTCgtcttgaaaacaataacaattaatttacaaacaaataaaccaatttAATCTTTAATGTTAGGCatagtgtttaggtttagcctgaaaatacTTTCCCATATATGCAcatctttatttacatactttaacattttgatctaagtaccactcaaaaagcattttaatgagcattttatgtccaacattgaaaaattctttcccaatttctttttttgttgttgttattttatttatttatttaatttgagagcaacagacagacagagaaagatggagggagagagagagagagagagagagaagagtgagtgcatcagggcttctagccactgcaaacaaactccagatgcatgtgcccccttgtgcatctggctaatgtgggtcctggggaatcaagccttgaaccagtgtccttaggctttccaggcaagtacttaaccactaagccatctcttcagtcctctttCCCAATTTCTTTAATCAACTCATTTCACCCCATAatcaaccatctttcttataagactattatgagaaactacaccaaattgattaaccctgttactcactgacaagcaagtagtgtagataaaaacaattttaagtcatcaatacctctaacacactggGAATGATTTTactaggagtaactaaggcaaattttgtttctgtcttgaggcaggctggcctagaagtcaggccagttgcctcttccttttaagtaacaagtcattacaatctttttaaaatacctcacaaattatgagtcaccacctcagagagcattttgttgttttcagtaatcttctatgtaagttgaagttgacctagaacataaactcagtaattgaatttatgatatcatgtaacaaagtatgacatTGTTTACATAGAATTTCAGTTCACTATCAGCTTTAGTTAAACATgacctttgttttgctttgtttttcttcttctgccACTTCATGGTGCCAGCACTGCATGTGGTGGCTGGGCGGGGCTGAAGCTGGCATACACCTTCAGAGCAGCCCTGCATTGTTCCTGGACTCATCCAGGGTCCATAGGCATGGAGGGAAAGGCCGAGATGAATGTCAGCCTGCCTTCCTAAGTCCTGATTTGCAAAGAGGAAAGGATGCAGGGGGCCACTGGGAAGAGAGGGGACGCCCCCAGGACCATCAGGGGCCTCTGGGAAGGTTGTGCCTGCACAGGCTGAGGCTCCATTGTGACAAGgtagtgaggggaaatttccttcctgaactttttgttTCTTAGTCAGAAAAGCTATGTGGGTCCAAGTGTCTGGGTAACAcggatccccagaaatcatccagggggtgaCCTGGAGGACTTTTTCCCAAAAGGAGTCatcctccctctgggagagcttaacTCCCTTTACTTTGAGGAGAGCCCTTAATCAAttaatctgtgattccttttggtgggagacaatattattcatgataaaaaaaaaaaaagagtggaaatgccaagaccagagggcaacattcccaaAGGCTGAACAGCATTGTGGGGGATTCCCCAACGGTCAGGACataagcctgtccacaagtttaagagattGGTGACCTCCCCTAAaggcttttaagaggttgatGTGTTACCAGCTTTTTGTGTTGGAAAGAAATAGTTAGAAGATTGTTACCAACACCCAAACTGGGTTTTCAGGGTCCAAATAGCAGGCTATGGGGTTTCAGTCAGTACTGGAGTGTAGCCCCAGTCAAAGGAAGTCAGTTGCCTTTCACCTTGATTGGTCCCACACAATAGTgtaaacaaaaagtaaagaaagaaaagaagaaacatagcTTTCCTctgatggaagaaagagaaacctaCCTCTCTGTGATGGAGCAAGGTGAAATGTGCCTCTCTCTGATGGACAGGAGCCTGCCTTCCTCTCATGGAGAAAGGAGAAACCAAAATATGCCTCTCTCTGATGGAGAGAGAAGCCTGCATTCCtctgaaggaggaaggagaaaccaAAACCTTCCAGCCCTGGATGGGGATGCAACCACAGGGGCCGTTAACCCCAAGGGGAGGATGTCCCCCAAGGGGCACTCACCTATTTACCATGCATCCAGAGAGCCCCACAGTGGGTGCCAGCTGAAGGTCCTCGCTATCCCCAAGGGTTGTTGGCCACTGACATCCCAGGCGCAAGAGGAGCTTGGGGAAGTAGGGTGAGTGCAACAGGCAATGAACCACCCAGGAAACAGTCTGATGGGTAGTGTTGGGTCTCATTTATTCAAAAGGGGAGTGtgaaaagctgggagtggtggcacacgcctttaatcccagcacttgggaggcagaggtagaaggattgccatgagttcgaggccaccctgagactccatagtgaattccaggtcagcctgggctagagtgagaccctacctcaaaaaaaaaaaaaaaaaaaaaggcagggtagTGTGTTTATAAACACTTGGGAAAATGTTGAGAAGGCACATACAGTCTATAAGGTGATTGGATACATACATTTATGGGTTGCTATCTAATTGACTggtgttggaaggcagaagttgtgAGGGAGACATTGCAAGGGAGATAACAGAAGTGGTGAGAAAAGCTACCTGACTTCAGCCACATATTGGATGGCTTCAGCAGCAGGGAGACTGTTTACTACCACATAAGGGTTTCTTGGGCAGCTGGCTACAAGGTCAGGAACTGGGGGGTTGAGAGCAGAACCTTAGACTATGGAATGTTCAGGTGCTTTGTGATGGGGGGATGGTCCGCTGGtcctgtttcctctgggcatatATGAGGCACACTATGACTTTGTGATATGGGAGAACCAGCTCTGGCACCAGAGTGAGTTCCCAACAATAAGGCCAGCTGCAATCCCCTCAGACCAAGGTCCCTGGCCATGTCCAACAGCTCAGGCCAGCTTGCTCACAGTCCCAGCCTGTGTTTAACAATGCCCGACATAAGGCCTCTTGTCCCCCACAATGAACAccataaccccaccaaagaagaccctcagcagggGAGAGGGTGTCTACGTGTGcaatctttttattaaaaaattaataaatttaaaagtgagGCAATTCAGAATACAGAATAGTATTGTGTAACAAGCCAATCCACGGCCCTCTTTGTCAAGTAAAAGATCAGAAAAACATGGAAACAGTTTAGGTTAATATTTTTTGCCTACAAAGATGGTTATAAACAGGGAAATCTTGTGTGCTGGTACTATAACTAGTAAGTACAGCATCTGTGGATGGTTATAGTGCTACTGTGAGTGGATGACCCTCAATAGGTTCAGAGGTTTTATTCATTCTGTAACTTGGATATCCAGCTGCCTAGCTGGAAGAATTGCTACTGGAGGTGGATctagaattccagtctaaagatatgagatatgcaaagtgtctgagttctgcctgaggTTCCTGAAGTGTGATTTCTTGTGCTGCTGGTGGATGCTTTTATCTGACTGGAGCTGTATAAAggaaaccagcttcttctgccactgtggaaattcccctggatctgtaaacttcaataaatcccttcctccatacctgtgcCTGGATTGGAAGTTCCTCTCAGCAACCTGAAGTTGACTACGGCAGTTATGATCAGGGAAATCTTGTGTTCTGGTACTGTGAGTAATAAGAGCGGTGTCTGTGAGGACAGTGTTTCTTTGGGTTCTTATCGATAGCTTAGACAGGAAATGTTAGAGATGTTGAGCTTTCTGATcaacactctttttaaaatatttttattcatttatttatttgagagaaagagagggagagagagagaactccagatgcatgcgccttgtgcatctggcttacatgggtactggagaatcgaaccaggatcctttggcttttccggcAAATGcttcaactgccaagccatctctccagccctaatacaaCACTCTTAAAGCAGTTTTGGGAAACTCAACATTTGGCTGAATATCCTCCTTATTGCCATCTTCATGTCTTTGTTCCTAAAAGTGTAGATGACAGGGTTCAGAAATGGGGTAATTATTACATCAAAAATGGCAAGGAATTTATCTACAGGTACTGTGAGGAATGGCCATGAATATACAAAGATACATGGTCCAAAAAATAAGATTACCACTATGATGTGAGCTGACAGTGTAGAAAGGGCTTTGGACAAGCCATCTGAAGAATGTTGCCAAACAGTGACCAAGATAAATACATAGGAGATAATCAAAATGCAAAAAGTTCCTAGAGAGATAAAGCCACTGTTGGCAGTGACCATGAACTCCAATCTGTAAGTGACAGTGCAGGCAAGCTTAATAAATCGAGGAAGATCACAGTAAAAACTGTCCACTTCATTGGGGCCACAGAATGGGAGGTTTGCAACAAATACAGTTTGAATCAGTGAGTGCATGATCCCAATGGTCCATGCCCCCATCAAGAGTAAAACACATGTTCTAAAGTTCATGATGATCAGGTAATGGAGAGGCCTACAAATAGCAATGTACCGGTCAAGGGCCATGGCAGTAAGCAGCACCATCTCTGTTCCCCCAATAACATGAATGAAGAACATCTGAGTAATGCAGCCTTGAAAAGAGATtacctttctctccttgaaaagatCAGAAATCATCTTTGGGACTGTGATGGAGGAAACCCACATGTCAATGAAGGAGAGGTTGGCCAGTAAGAAGTACATGGGAAAATGTAAATGAGAGTCAGAAATCACTGTGAGCACAACGAGGAGGTTTCCTAGTATGCCTGCCATGTAGAACATAGAGAAAACCAGAACAAGGACAAGGTGTATCTCCAGAGAACTGGTGAGTCCCAACAACACAATCTCAGACACCATCGAGTAATTTCCATCCCCCATGGTCTCAGTTACTTCAGGCTCCAAATATTCCTGAAAGAACATGAAAATAAGGAAGCacaataagggctagagagatttctcagtggtcacagccacttgtctgcaaagactgacaacctgggtttgattccccagtacccacttaaagtcagatacacaaa
Above is a window of Jaculus jaculus isolate mJacJac1 chromosome 8, mJacJac1.mat.Y.cur, whole genome shotgun sequence DNA encoding:
- the LOC101612158 gene encoding olfactory receptor 4F15-like, with the translated sequence MMVLLTETMGDGNYSMVSEIVLLGLTSSLEIHLVLVLVFSMFYMAGILGNLLVVLTVISDSHLHFPMYFLLANLSFIDMWVSSITVPKMISDLFKERKVISFQGCITQMFFIHVIGGTEMVLLTAMALDRYIAICRPLHYLIIMNFRTCVLLLMGAWTIGIMHSLIQTVFVANLPFCGPNEVDSFYCDLPRFIKLACTVTYRLEFMVTANSGFISLGTFCILIISYVFILVTVWQHSSDGLSKALSTLSAHIIVVILFFGPCIFVYSWPFLTVPVDKFLAIFDVIITPFLNPVIYTFRNKDMKMAIRRIFSQMLSFPKLL